A region of Emys orbicularis isolate rEmyOrb1 chromosome 20, rEmyOrb1.hap1, whole genome shotgun sequence DNA encodes the following proteins:
- the LOC135892750 gene encoding probable G-protein coupled receptor 33, with protein MFPPLAAQRTVEQDIMALPPTTVANSIKTPETMKTAHLASAVLLFITFLVGVVGNGLYLWVLGLKMRRTVTTLWFLHLVSCYLLFTLLIPFFAIYILLDFHWVFGMATCKLLNAFISMGMFSSVFLLTLISLDRYTLIYHPIWSRNHRTMPRAWKLAVGVWLASFGLSAPYLAFRETHVVDGGRITCINNYNISGDWNGTKTQDLGRRVHLAIFMVRFLLGFLMPFCTIVGCYVCVGLKMKEKKLAWAGKPFKVMVAAMVSFFIGWLPYHLFHGLKLYEKEVPESVTGALLVIYTFTSCFNASFSPILYLFVGEKFWKVFRTSLFTLVKAAFVDDLSSSAPASSGRHGSEVKNTKQEMV; from the exons ATGTTTCCACCACTTGCTGCCCAG CGTACAGTGGAACAAGATATCATGGCACTCCCACCAACCACAGTGGCAAATTCCATCAAGACCCCAGAGACCATGAAGACCGCTCACCTGGCCTCTGCTGTGTTGCTCTTCATCACCTTCTTAGTGGGTGTGGTGGGGAATGGGCTGTACCTGTgggtgctggggctgaagatgaggaggacggtGACCACCCTCTGGTTCCTCCACCTGGTCTCCTGCTACCTCCTCTTCACCCTGCTGATCCCCTTCTTCGCCATCTACATCCTCCTGGATTTCCACTGGGTCTTTGGCATGGCCACCTGCAAGCTTCTTAATGCCTTCATTTCCATGGGCATGTTCTCCTCCGTCTTCCTTCTCACACTCATCAGTCTGGACCGCTACACCCTCATTTACCATCCCATTTGGTCCCGGAATCACCGCACCATGCCCCGGGCTTGGAAGCTGGCTGTGGGAGTGTGGCTGGCCTCCTTCGGTCTCAGCGCTCCCTACCTGGCTTTCCGGGAGACCCACGtggtggatgggggcaggatcaCCTGCATCAATAATTACAACATCTCTGGAGACTGGAACGGAACCAAGACGCAGGACCTGGGCAGAAGGGTCCACCTAGCCATCTTCATGGTCCGGTTCCTGCTGGGTTTCCTGATGCCCTTCTGCACCATTGTGGGATGCTATGTCTGCGTGGGGCTGAAGATGAAGGAGAAGAAGCTGGCGTGGGCTGGAAAGCCCTTCAAAGTCATGGTGGCCGCCATGGTTTCCTTCTTTATCGGCTGGCTGCCCTACCACCTCTTCCACGGCTTGAAGCTCTACGAGAAGGAGGTGCCAGAGTCAGTGACGGGTGCCCTCTTGGTCATTTACACCTTCACGTCCTGCTTCaatgcctccttctcccccatccTTTACCTCTTTGTGGGGGAGAAGTTCTGGAAGGTCTTCAGGACGTCTCTTTTCACTCTGGTCAAAGCAGCTTTTGTTGACGATCTCAGCAGCAGTGCCCCTGCGTCTAGTGGAAGACACGGGTCAGAAGTCAAGAACACAAAACAGGAAATGGTCTGA